CGGGCGAAGCGGATGTAGTCGGTGCGCAAGACTTCCAGCATTTCTGCGCGAACCAGGCGCATGATCAGCGTCATCTGGAACAGGCCGAGCGTGATCGACGGCATGATCAGAGCTTTCAGGCCTGAAAGTGTCAGAAGGCCCGTCGTCCACCACCCGATGTGCACGACGTCGCCGCGACCGAACGAGGGCAGCCAGCCGAGCGTCACCGAGAACAGGTAGATCATGAGAATGCCGATCAGGAAGGTCGGCAGCGAAATGCCGATCAGGGACACCGCCTGAAACAGATGCGCAAGCCAGCTGTCGCGGCGCAGTGCCGAATAGACGCCCATCAGGATCCCGCTGACCATCGCGAAGATCGTGGCGCAGATCGCGAGTTCCAGCGTTGCCGGCATCCGCTCCCTTAGCAGGTTGGCGACCGGCAGGCGGAACTGGTAGGACACGCCGAACTTGAACTGCGCGGCATTGCCGATGTAGCGGCCGAACTGCACGATCACGGGATCGTCGAGACCGAGGGATTTGCGGATCGCGGCACGTTCGGCGCCCGACGTGTCCATCCCGACCATCTGGTTCACGGGATCGCCGGCGAAGCGGAACATCGAGAAGGAGATGATCCCGACAGCGATCATGACGCCAATGGCCTGGATGGCCCGGCGCAGTGTGAAAGCGAGCATCTGTTCCTTTCACATCTCTTCAGCAGTACGCATTATCGCATTAGCCCGAAACGGCAGAGCTTGAAACAGCAAGTCCCGGAAGCCAGATCTTGAAAGCGATGGCTTCCGGGACTTCACAACTTGTTGACGCTTACTCGTCCTGCTTGGTCGCCCAATAGAGCATGACCATGTTGTCCGCGCGCTGGGTCAGCTTCACCTTCTTCGAGACGCCCCACGCGAGCGCCTGCTGGTGCAGCGGGATATAGGCCCAGTCCTTCATCGAGACTTCGAAAGCCTGCTTGATCAAGAGATCGCGCTTGGTCTTGTCGGATTCGACGAGGACCTTGTCGGCGAGTTCGTCGAACTGCTTGTTGCAGTAGCCGGCGAGATTGGCTTCGCCGCGGTTGGGATCCTTGGGATCGTCGCGGCAACCCATGATGTCGTGCAGAACGTTCTGCGAATCCAGGGTGTCCGGGGTCCATCCCAGCATGAACAGCGAGGTCTTGTAGCCGCCGGGCTTCAGCACCTTGGCGAAATACAGGGCCTTCGGTTGCGCCAGCAGATCGACCTTGATGTTGATGCGGGCGAGCATGCCCACGATCGCCTGGCAGATCGCGGCGTCGTTGACGTAGCGATCGTTCGGGCAGTCCATCGTCACCTCGAAACCGCTGGCATAGCCGGCGTCGGCGAGGAGCTTCTTGGCGGCGTCGGGATCGAACTTCGGCCGGGTGAAATCCTTCGAGGGAAAGATCTCCGGTGCGACCATCAATGCGGACGGGGTGGAGAGCCCGCGCATGACGCGATTCTTGATCAGGTCGACGTCGATGGCCCGGTAGACCGCTTCGCGGACGCGAACGTCCTTGAACGGGTTCTTGCCCTTGACGTTGGAGTACAGGAGCTCGTCGCGCGCCTGATCCATGCCGACGAAAATGGTGCGGAGTTCAGGTCCCGTCAGCACGGTGGCGTTCGGGCTCGCCTTGACGCGCTCGATGTCCTGCACCGGAACCGGCTCGATCACGTCGACTTCGCCCGACAACAGAGCCGCGACACGCGTGGCGGGGTTGGCGATCGGCGTGAAGATGATCTCCTTCAGATTATGTTCCGGTTTGCGCCACCAGTTCGGGTTCGCCTTGAAGACGGTCTTCACGCCCGGCTGATGGCTCTCGATCATGAAGGGACCGGTGCCGTTTTCATGGAGCGAGGCGTAGCTCGGGGTCGTCGCGGCTGCGGGCGTCGGTGCCACCGCATCGTTCGCCTCTGCCCATTTCTTGTCCATGATGTACCAGGTCGCCCACAGCGCCGTCAGGATGGGATTGGGCGAGCTCAGGATGAAATCGACGGTGTAATCGTCGACCTTGACGGCCTTGGCGTCGGCGGGAACGCGGCTCTGGAAATTCGAGCCTTTCGCTCGCACGCGCTCGGCCGAGAACACCACGTCGTCGGCCGTGAAGGGGTCGCCATTATGGAATTTCACGCCCTTGCGCAGGTGGAAGCGCCAGCGCGTCGGCTCCGGCGTCTCCCAGCTTTCGGCGAGCGCCGGGATGATCTTCAGGTCCTTGTCGCGGGCAACCAGTCCCTCATAGACATGGCCGAGATGTGCACTGGTGGTCGACTCGTTCAGCGTGTAGGGGTCGAGCGACTTCAGTTCGCCCTGGTTGGCGTAGCGCAGCGTCTGGCTCGACGCCGGCGAGACCGTCAACGCAAGCATACCGGCGAGCGTCGCCGCAAACAGACTTCGACTGACTGACATTCTTGACCCTCTCCACACCGCCGTGCCGGTGGTTTTTGATTGTTCGGCCGGCTGATCAATCCATGTTGCCCAGAGTTCTCGGCCCGTGCAAGCGCCATTCCAGCAAGGAACGCGCCAAGTTGCACTGCTGTGCAGCAATGCTGACCCGCAATCTGGCGATCAAAACTTCGCGGGGGATATTCGACTTTCGGCCGTGGAGCCGCCGCGGGCCGGGCTGGAACACCCGTCGATGGCGCCGGGCACGTACAGCCGGTTTTGATTGACCATACCCGCCGATTGCAGACGCCGGCCTCCCGCCGCCTGCATCAGGTCGCTTGCGTCGCACCACAACTCGCGGCGATACTCCGTCGGGCCACTCGAATCTCATCTGGAGGGGACATGAAAGTTAATATTGAAATCGACTGCACCCCCCTCGAGGCCCGCCAGTTCTTTGGACTGCCCGATGTGATGCCGATGCAGACCGCCGTGATGGACAAGCTGCAGCAGCAGATGATGTCCAATATCGACAAGGTCTCGCCGGAATCGCTGATCCAGAGCTGGTTCACCTTCGATCCCAAGATCGCCGAGCGGTTTCAGGACATGTTCGTTACGATGGCGGGCCTCGGCGGCACGCGCAGCAACGACAAGAAGAAATAATGCCGTCCGGGCCGGACGGGCGGCAGGCGCCGGGCGGGCTTCGTCCGCCGGGCCTCGCTTTGCTGCTTGCAGAAGCGCGCGGCCTGTTCGAATTCAACGCGAGTCTGCTGCTGTCGCCGGTCCTGATGCGCGCGCCCAAAGGCGACGGTCATCCGGTGCTGGCGCTGCCGGGCTTTCTGGCCAGTGACCTCTCGATGGCGCCGATGCGGCGCTACCTCGGCGAGCTCGGCTATGAGGCACATGCCTGGCGGATGGGCCGTAATCTCGGCGGGCTGGGGCGGATGCGGGAGTCGCTGCGCGCCCGTCTTTCCGAAATCCATGCTGCGAGTGGACGCAAGGTCAGCCTGGTGGGATGGAGCCTCGGTGGCGTCTATGCCCGCGACCTCGCGCTCCAGGCGTCCGACATGGTCCGCTATGTCATCACGCTCGGTAGCCCGTTTGCCAACGATGTGCGGGCGACCAACGCCACGCGGCTCTACGAGGCGCTGTCCGGCGAGCGGGTCGAGGATTTCGCCGAACTGCGGGAGGCGATCGCCGGCGATCTGCCGGTGCCGGCGACATCGATCTATTCGCGGGCCGACGGTGTCGTGAATTGGCGGACCTGCCTGTTGCGCCCGTCAGACCGCGCCGAGAACATCGAAATTCACTTGGCGAGCCATCTCGGGCTCGGCGTCAACCCCGCGGCGCTGTGGGCCGTGGCCGACCGCCTGGCACAACCCGAAGGGGAATTCTCGCCATTTGATCGGACGGGGCCGTTTGCCATTGCATATGCCCCGCCGGAACAGGCAATATCGGCCTGACGAGAAGCGCCGGCCAAGGCGCCCGTCAAATTCTGCGGGAGGGAACTATGGCTGACGGTAAGAAGCTGTCGTCGCTGGACGCGTCGTTTCTTTATCTGGAAACGCCGGAGATGCCGATGCATGTCGGGAGCATGGCGATCTTTCGCCTGCCCGACGACTACAAGGGCGACTTCTTCGAAGACTTCAAGGCGATGATCGTCTCGCGCCTGCAGATCGCGCCGATCCTCAAAGCGCGCCTGGAGAAGGCGCCGCTCGACATCGATCATCCCTCCTGGGTCGAGGACGATCAGTTCGACATCGACCGTCACATCTTCCGCGCCAGCCTGCCTCAGCCGCGCGACCGCGCTACGCTGGAGCGCATCGTCGGCTGGATGCATGCGAAGCTGCTGAACCGGGCGCGCCCGCTCTGGGAATTCTACGTGTTCGAGGGCATGAAGGACAACGAGGTCGGGCTCTATTCCAAGATGCACCATGCCGCCATCGACGGCGGCGCCGGCGCGGCACTCACCAACATGATCTACGACATCTCGCCGATCCCGCGGAAGGTCGAGCCGCCGGCGGCAGGCACCAAGTCCGGACAGGAGCCGCGCGACATCGCGGCGAACCTGCTCGATTCCTATCAGCAGCTCTTCACCCAGCCGCTCGATGCTTCGGCGGCCGCGAAGAACCTGCAGTTGCCGCGCACCGGCAAGAGCGACATCGGCTCGATCCTGTTCGACAACGCGATGTACCAGATCGAGAGCGCGGTGCGCTTCGCCGGCAACATCCCGACCGTGCTCAAGAGCGTGTCCGACGTGCTCGGCAAGGTCGCCGATCCCAAATCGCGCGAGAGCCTTGCCAGCATGGTGTCGCCGCCGACCATGCTCAACAAGACCATCTCCTCGGAGCGGAGCTTTGCCGGCGTGTCGATCCCGCTGTCGCGGGCGAAGGCGCTGGCCAAGCAGGCCGGCGGCAAGCTCAACGACGTCGTGCTGGCGCTCGCCTCCGGCGTGGTCCGGCGTTACCTGAAGGAGTACAGCACGCTGCCGGCGAAATCGCTGACCGCGGCGGTGCCGATCTCGCTGCGCGAGGAGGGCAACACCGAGGCCAACAACCAGGTGTTCGGCATGATCTGCGCGATCGCGACCAACGTCGACGATCCCAAGGCGCGGCTGGAGACCATCATCGCGCAATCGACCAAGTCCAAGGAGATGTCGCACCCCCTGCGTGCGCTGATGCCCCAGGTCTCCAACATCTCGATGCTGGGCGCGCCGATCATGGTGCAGATCCTGGCGCTGCTCTACAGCCGCTCTAACCTGTCGGACGTGCTGCCGCCGGCCGCCAACATCACCGTGTCCAACGTGCCGGGGCCGCGGCAGACGCTTTATGCCGCCGGCGCGGAGCTGTTGCACATCTTCCCGGTCTCGATCTCGACCCACGGGCAGGCGCTCAACATCACCGTGCAGAGCTATCGCGACCAGCTCGATTTCGGCTTCATCGTCGGCGCCAACATCATTCCGCATGTGCAGGTGATGTGCGACATGTTGCCGGAGGAGTTCGCCGCGCTGGAGGCGGCCTACACGCCGCCGGTGGCGGATATCAAGGGCGCCGCCGAATAGGAATGTCTCAATGATTGAAATGCCGCCGCTCAAGTTCGCGACGACGAACGGAATCCGCATGGGCTATTACGAGGCGGGGCCTGTCACCGACAAGCCGCCGGTGGTGCTGTGTCACGGCTGGCCCGAGCTCGCTTTCTCCTGGCGCCACCAGATCAAGGCGCTGAGCGAGGCCGGCATTCGCGTGATCGCGCCGGACCAGCGCGGCTATGGCGCGACCGACCGGCCCGAGGCGGTCGAGGACTACGACATGGAGCATCTGACCGGCGATCTCGTCGGGCTGCTCGATCATCTCGGGATCGACAAGGCGATCTTCGTTGGTCACGACTGGGGCGGCTTCGTGGTCTGGCAGATGCCGCTGCGCCACCCCTCGCGCGTCGCCGGTGTCGTCGGCGTCAACACCCCGCATTGGGACCGCGCGCCGATCGATCCCATCGCGCTGTTCCGCCAGCGCTTCGGCGACCAGATGTACATCGTCCAGTTCCAGGATCCCGCGCGCGAGCCGGACAGGATCTTCGGCAGCCGCGTCGAGCAGACATTCGACGCCTTCATGCGCAAGCCGATGGCGCGGCCCGCGGCGAAGCCGGACGAGCCGCCGATTGCCGGCGTCGGCGCCTCGGCGAAGACCAATCTCGCCTTCCCGCAGATGATCGCGGCTTATGACGCCAAGGTCGATCCGCGCACGCCGATCCTGTCGGCCGACGAGAAGAAGGTGTTCGTCGACACTTTCACGAAGACCGGATTCACCGGCGGCATCAACTGGTATCGTAACTTTACCCGCAATTGGGAACGCGCAAAGGGACTGGATCATCACATCCATGTGCCGTCCTTGATGATCATGGCGGAGAACGATGCCGTGCTGCCGCCCTCGGCCGCCGACGGCATGGAAAAGCTGATCGGCGATCTTGAGAAGTATCTGGTGAAGGATAGCGGCCATTGGACGCAGCAGGAGAAGCCGGAAGAGGTCAGCGCCAAGCTGATCGAATGGCGTAGAAGGCGGTTTGGCTAATCGTTGTTGCGAGCTCGTCATTGGAGCGAAGCGACGATGCAATCCAAGCTGCCTCCGCGGATACTGTTCTGGATTGCTTCGCTTCGCTCGCAATGACGGCAGAGAATATCGAGGCAGGGGGAATCATTTTTAATGTCATCCAAGAACCGTCTGGACCCGATCCCGCACCCGCCGACCAAGCCCGTGGTCGGCAACATGCTGTCGCTGGATTCGGCTGCTCCCGTGCAGCATTTGACGCGGCTCGCCAAGGAACTGGGTCCGATCTTCTGGCTCGACATGATGGGTTCGCCGATCGTCGTCGTCTCCGGACACGATCTGGTCGACGAGCTCTCCGACGAGAAGCGCTTCGACAAGACGGTGCGTGGCGCGCTGCGGCGCGTGCGCGCGGTCGGCGGCGACGGCCTGTTCACGGCCGACACCCGGGAGCCGAACTGGAGCAAGGCGCACAATATCCTGCTGCAGCCCTTCGGCAACCGCGCCATGCAGTCCTATCATCCGAGCATGGTCGATATCGCCGAGCAGCTCGTACAGAAATGGGAGCGGCTCAACGCCGACGACGAGATCGACGTCGTCCACGATATGACCGCGCTGACGCTGGACACGATCGGCCTGTGCGGTTTCGACTACCGCTTCAACTCCTTCTACCGGAGCGACTACCATCCCTACGTCGAATCGCTGGTGCGCTCGCTCGAAACCATCATGATGACGCGCGGTCTTCCGTTCGAGCAGATCTGGATGCAGAAGCGGCGCAAGACTCTCGTCGAAGACGTCGCCTTCATGAACAAGATGGTCGACGAGATCATCGCCGAGCGCCGCAAGAGCGCGGAGGGGATCGACGACAAGAAGGACATGCTGGCGGCGATGATGACCGGCGTCGATCGCTCGACCGGCGAGCAGCTCGACGACGTCAACATCCGCTACCAGATCAACACCTTCCTGATCGCGGGCCACGAGACCACCAGCGGGCTGTTGTCCTACACGCTCTATGCGCTGCTCAAGCATCCGGAGATCCTCAAGAAGGCCTATGACGAGGTCGATCGCGTCTTCGGGCCCAACGTCGATGCCAAGCCGACCTACCAGCAGGTGACCCAGCTCACCTACATCACGCAGATCCTGAAAGAGGCGCTGCGGCTGTGGCCGCCGGCGCCGGCCTACGGCATCTCGCCGCTCAAGGACGAGACGCTCGGTGGCGGCAAGTACAAGCTCCGCAAGGGCACCTTCACCACCATCCTGGTGACGGCGCTGCATCGCGATCCCAGCGTCTGGGGGCCGAATCCGGATGCGTTCGATCCCGAGAATTTCAGCCGCGAGGCGGAAGCCAAGCGGCCGGTCAATGCCTGGAAGCCGTTCGGCAACGGCCAGCGCGCCTGCATCGGTCGCGGCTTTGCCATGCACGAGGCGGCGCTGGCTCTGGGCATGATCCTGCAGCGGTTCAAGCTGATCGACCATCAGCGCTATCAGATGCATTTGAAGGAAACGCTGACGATGAAGCCGGAAGGCTTCAAGATCAAGGTTCGTCCGCGCGCCGATCGCGAGCGCGGAGCTTATGGCGGGCCGATTGCGGCATCCAGTTCAGCGGCGAAGGCGCCGCGCCAGCCGACGGCGCGCCCCGGCCACAACACGCCGATGCTGGTGCTGTACGGCTCCAATCTCGGCACGGCGGAAGAACTCGCGACGCGCATGGCCGATCTCGCCGAGATCAACGGCTTTGCCGTGCATCTCGGCCCGCTCGACGAATATGTCGGCAAGCTGCCGCAGGAGGGCGGCGTGCTGATCATCTGCGCCTCCTACAACGGTGCGCCGCCCGACAACGCGACGCAGTTCGTCAAATGGCTCGGCAGCGATTTGCCGAAGGACGCCTTTGCCGGCGTGCGCTACGCCGTGTTCGGCTGCGGCAACAGCGACTGGGCTGCGACCTATCAATCGGTGCCGCGCCTGATCGACGAGCAATTGTCGGCGCATGGCGCGCGCGCGGTTTATCCGCGCGGCGAGGGCGATGCGCGCAGCGATCTCGACGGCCAGTTCCAGAAATGGTTCCCGGCGGCCGCGCAGGTCGCGACCAAGGAATTTGGTATCGACTGGAATTTCACCCGCACCGCCGAGGACGACCCGCTCTATGCGATCGAGCCGGTCGCGGCGACCGCCGTCAACACGCTCGTCGCGCAGGGCGGCGCTGTCGCGATGAAGGTGCTCGCCAACGACGAGCTCCAGAACAAGGCTGGGTCCAATCCGTCGGAGCGCTCGACGCGCCATATCGAGGTGCAGCTGCCCTCCAACGTCACCTATCGCGTCGGCGACCATCTCAGCGTCGTCCCGCGCAACGATCCGACCCTGGTGGATTCGGTCGCCCGCCGCTTCGGTTTCCTGCCGGCCGACCAGATCAGGCTGCAGGTTGCCGAGGGCCGCCGCGCACAGCTGCCGGTGGGGGATGCCGTGTCAGTCGGCCGCCTGCTCAGCGAGTTCGTCGAACTGCAGCAGGTTGCGACGCGCAAGCAGATCCAGATCATGGCGGAGCACACCCGCTGTCCCGTCACCAAGCCGAAGCTGCTGGCCTTTGTCGGCGAAGAGGCTGAGCCGCTCGAGCGTTACCGCGCCGAGATCCTGGCCAGGCGCAAATCGGTGTTCGACCTGCTGCTCGAACATCCGGCCTGCGAATTGCCGTTCCATGTCTATCTGGAAATGCTCTCGCTGCTGGCGCCGCGCTATTACTCGATCTCGTCCTCGCCGTCGGTCGACCCGGCGCGATGCAGCGTCACCGTTGGCGTGGTCGAAGGGCCGGCCGCCTCGGGGCGCGGCACCTACAAGGGCATCTGCTCGAACTATCTCGCCAATCGCCGCGTGGGCGATGCAATCTACGCCACCGTGCGCGAGACCAAGGCCGGCTTCCGGCTTCCCGACGATCCAACCGTGCCGATCATCATGATCGGCCCGGGCACCGGCCTCGCACCGTTCCGCGGCTTCCTCCAGGAGCGCGCGGCGCGCAAGGCGAAGGGCGCCACCCTCGGACCCGCGATGCTGTTCTTCGGATGCCGCCATCCCGACCAGGATTTCCTCTACGCGGATGAACTGAAGGCGCTGGCGGCGGGGGGCATCACCGAGTTGTTCACGGCGTTCTCGCGCGCGGATGGTCCGAAGACCTATGTGCAGCACGTGCTTGCCGCGCAGAAGGACAAGATCTGGCCGCTGATCGAGCAGGGCGCAATCGTCTATGTCTGCGGCGACGGCGGCAGGATGGAGCCTGACGTGAAGGCGGCACTGGTCGCGATCCATCGCGAGAAGAGCGGCAGTGATGCAGCCGCCAGCGCACGCTGGATCGAGGAGATGGGTACGACGAACCGCTATGTGCTCGACGTCTGGGCGGGCGGATAGGCGAAGATGACCCTCGTGGCGCCCGGATGAGCAAAGCGACATCCGGGATCTCGCGGCACGAGCGGTCCCGGGTATCGCGTCGCTCACCCGGGCTACGAAGTATTCATGCTAAACGTCTCCCATGATTCCCTGGGAAAAAATCGACACCGCCAAAATCCCCGGCTCCGACGAAGAACTCCGCCTGATGCGGCGGGGCAAGGAGTTCTCCATCAAGCTCGGCACCAACGAGCTGATGAACAACCGGCTGTCGGGCTCGGAGGCCGCGCTCGCAACGCTCGCGGCGAAGCAGATCGAGAAGGTTGCAAAGCCCGCCGTCCTGATCGGCGGCCTCGGCATGGGCTTTACGCTGCGTGCAGCGCTGACCGTGCTCGGGCCCAAGGCGAAGATCGTGGTTTCCGAGCTCGTGCCCGCGGTGGTCGCCTGGGCGCGAGGCCCGATGGCCGAGGTCTTCGGCGACAGCCTTGATGATGCCAGGGTGAAGATTCGGGAAATCGACGTCGGCGAAGTCATCCGTGCCAAGAGCTCGGCCTTCGACGCCATCCTCCTCGACGTTGACAACGGGCCGGAAGGGCTGACCCGCAAGGGCAATGATGCGCTCTACAGCGCGAGTGGATTGCAGGCGGCGAAGACGGCGCTGCGGCCGGGCGGGGTGCTGGCCGTCTGGTCATCGGGACCCAATGATGCCTTCACCAAGCGCCTTCGCAGGGCCGGCTTCGACGTCAATGAAGTGGCCGTCCGCGCCACCGGCAGGGGCGGCGGTGCGCGCCACGTAATCTGGCTCGCGAAGAAGGCCTAAGCAGCAGCTTTACGCCGCCTGCGCCGTCGCGCTATGCGCGTGCTTGTCGATGGCCCCGATGATCTCCGGCCAGAACCGCATCGGCAGCGCGTGGCCCATGCCGTCGATCATCAGCAGTTTTGCGTTCGGAATCGACGCCGCCGTGTCCTTGCCGCCCTCCGGCCGCACCAGCGGATCGACGGTGCCGTGAATGACGAGCGTCGGCGTCTGCACGGCGTGCAGCCGTTCCTTGCGGCTGCCGGAGGCGAGCACGGCGCGGAGCTGGCGGCCGACGCCGGCCGGATTGAGCCCGCGCGCGAACACGCGCTCGGCGCGTTCAGGGTCGAGCGCTTCCTCCTCCGGGAAATGTCCGGCGCGCAACACCTTCCAGGTCTGGCCGTAGCGAACGATGAACTCCTCCTTGCTGCGCGGTGGCGGCGCCATCAGCATTGCGGCGGCCTCGCGCGTCGGCGGCGGCACGCGCGGATTGCCTGTCGTCGACATGATCGACGTCAGTGAGCGGACACGGTGCGGAAACGACAACGTGACCTCCTGCGCGATCATGCCGCCCATGGATGCGCCGACCAGATGCGCCGATCTGATGCCGAGCGCATCCATCAGCCCGACCGTGTCTTTCGCCATGTCGATCAGCCTGTAGGTTGCGTCGACGGGAATCCTGAGGAAGCGCAGCTTCAGCAGCTCGAGCGGCGTCAACCGCTTGCCGCCGGTGAGATGACTGGACTTGCCGATGTCGCGATTGTCGAAGCGGATCACGCGAAAGCCGCGCGCGGCAAGCTGCTCGCAGAACGCATCGTCCCAATGGATCATCTGCGCCCCGAGCCCCATGATCAGCAGCAGCGGTTCGGCATTGTCGTTGCCGAAGATCTCGTAGCAGATGTCGATGCCGTTGGCGCGGACGGTCTGGGGCGGCTGATGGGCGGTCACGGGCGTTCCCTCTCTGCTTGCTGATGCTGTATCGCACGGTTTCCTGTTGCAATGAAGCTACGCGACACTCAGCCGCTGACCCCGGTTGACCACTCCCTCGCAACGGTGTCGTATGGCGGAAAGAAGGGGCATCGAAGCTCTCGATATCAGGAGGACGCCGATGACCGACAAGACCAACGACCCCGTTGCCATGTGGCAGAAGATGATGGGCGAGATGGAGAAGGGGTTCAACTCCTTCGCCAACCAGGCCATGTCCTCGCCCGAGTTTTCACAGGCGATGAACCGCGCGGGCGGTGTTGCTGCAGGTGCTCAGAAGCAGCTCGGCGAGCTCATGGAGAAATATCTGGTCTCGATGAACCTGCCGAGCCGGGAGCAGGTCACCGGTCTTGCCGAACGGCTGCAGTCGGTCGAAGCTCAGATCGGCGAGATCAAGTCGATGCTGAGCCGGATGGCTGCGAGTTCCGGGATCCCGTCGGACATGGACGGCGCGCCGCGACCACCGCGGACGAAGCGCCCGCCTTCCGAAAGCGGAGAGCCGACATGAACGCGCCGACGGGACTTGATTTCGCATCCATCCCGGAGCGCATCCAGTCCGAGGTGCAGCGCGCCATCCAGCGCAGCATCAAGGGCGTCGAGTATTTCTCGACCTCCGGCCCATCGCTCGGCTCGACTCCGAAGGACGTGCTGCATACGCGCGGCACCATGAATCTCTATCACTACCGGCCGATGTCGGACGAGATCTACCGCGTGCCGGTGCTGATCGTGATGGCCACCACCAACCGCGGCTACATTCTCGACCTCGTGCCCGGCCAGAGCTTCATCGAATTCCTGCTCAAGCGCGGTTACGATGTCTATTTGCTCGACTGGAGCGCGCCGCGGCCGGAGGAGAAGAGCCTGCGGATGGAGGACTACGTCCTCGACTTCATCCCCGATTGTGTCCGCCGGGTGCAGGTCGATTCGGGCGAGCGGGACGTCTCCGTGATCGGCTATTGCTTCGGCGGCGTGCTGTCGCTGCTCTACGGCGCGATCCACGCGGATGGGCCGATGAAGAACCTGATCTGCTTCACCACGCCGATCGATTTCCGCGAGATGAAGCTGTTCGCCAATTTCTCCGACCGCCGCTATTTCGACGTCGACCGCCTCGTCGACAGTGTCGGCAACGTGCCGCCGGAGATGATCCTGTCCTCGTTCGAGATGCTGCGCCCCGCCTCGCGCACGGTGAGCCAGATCCAGCTCTGGGAGAACATCTGGAACGACGAGTTCGTCAAATCCTACCGCATGTTCGACCGCTGGGCGACCGATACGCTGCCGCTGGCGGGCGAATATTTCCGCGGTATCACCAAGGACCTGATGTGGGACAACAAGCTGTTCAACGACGCCATGTCGGTCGGCGGCCGCGCGGCGAATCTCGAAGATATCAAGGTGCCGTTCCTGCACGCGGTCGCCGAGCACGATCACATCGTGCCGTATGAGGCCGCCAAGCACCTGATCGCGAAGATCGGGTCCGAAGACAAGGAAGAGGTGATGCTGAAGGGCGGTCACGTCTCGCTCGTCGCGGGAGCCAACGCGGTTAAGCGGCTGTGGCCGAAACTGGATTCCTGGCTGGGAAAGAGGTCGACATGAGCGAGCAGCGTTCCTATCCGCGCCACGTCAAGACCGACGCCGGCGATATCGAGATCCGCCTGATGTCGCCCGCTGATGAAGCCGCGGTGCTGGCCTTCGGCAAGGGCCTGCCGACCCACGATTTATTGTTTCTTCCGCGCAACATCAGCGAGCCGAAGGTGCTGTCAGCCTGGGTCAAGGAGATCGAGCGGGGCGTGATCACGAGCCTGCTTGCGGTCAGGGACGGCAAGGTGGTCGGCTGCGGCACGCTGGTGCGCGATCCGCACTCGTGGTCGCCCCATGTGGGCGAGATCCGCATGGTGGTCTCGCTCGACGTTCGCGGGAAGGGGGTAGGGCGGGCGCTGTCGCAGGAGACCTTCGCGCTCGCGCTCGGCGCGGGCCTGGAGAAGTTGTCGGTCCAGATGACGGTCGACCAGCAGGCCGCAATTGCCGTTTTCGAGAGCCTCGGTTTCAAGGCCGAAGCATTGCTGCGGGACCACGTCCGGGACGTCGACGGCAAGACCCACGACATAGTCGTGCTTGGCCACAACATCGCGCAGGTCCAGGCCCAGATGGAAGCCTACGGGCTGCCGGGGGCGGTCCAGCACTAGGCACGCCCGGCCGCCATCGAAAAATGGAAATCAACCCCATGCACAGTAGGCCGCAACCCAAAAAGGCGGCAGCTTGCCCGAATTTAGCGCTGTTCACGGCTTCGTGATATCGCA
The sequence above is drawn from the Bradyrhizobium amphicarpaeae genome and encodes:
- a CDS encoding PHA/PHB synthase family protein — translated: MNAPTGLDFASIPERIQSEVQRAIQRSIKGVEYFSTSGPSLGSTPKDVLHTRGTMNLYHYRPMSDEIYRVPVLIVMATTNRGYILDLVPGQSFIEFLLKRGYDVYLLDWSAPRPEEKSLRMEDYVLDFIPDCVRRVQVDSGERDVSVIGYCFGGVLSLLYGAIHADGPMKNLICFTTPIDFREMKLFANFSDRRYFDVDRLVDSVGNVPPEMILSSFEMLRPASRTVSQIQLWENIWNDEFVKSYRMFDRWATDTLPLAGEYFRGITKDLMWDNKLFNDAMSVGGRAANLEDIKVPFLHAVAEHDHIVPYEAAKHLIAKIGSEDKEEVMLKGGHVSLVAGANAVKRLWPKLDSWLGKRST
- a CDS encoding GNAT family N-acetyltransferase, translated to MSEQRSYPRHVKTDAGDIEIRLMSPADEAAVLAFGKGLPTHDLLFLPRNISEPKVLSAWVKEIERGVITSLLAVRDGKVVGCGTLVRDPHSWSPHVGEIRMVVSLDVRGKGVGRALSQETFALALGAGLEKLSVQMTVDQQAAIAVFESLGFKAEALLRDHVRDVDGKTHDIVVLGHNIAQVQAQMEAYGLPGAVQH